The following DNA comes from Naumovozyma dairenensis CBS 421 chromosome 4, complete genome.
ACCTCTTTTCGTTTCAAAATTGGCTTCAATTTCAGACATTGGTAAAGTCTTAACGTTATCGTTGTTTATATTATgtgttgatgatgaatttgtGAAGAAATAAGTTAACAAGTGAACTTTCGCCACTAGTAGTAAAAATTTCCTTATGTCGTCAAGattattttcttgtaaATTGATTTCCAATTGACTCAATTGTTGACTTAAGACATGAAGTAATGGTTGCTTTTCTTGATCACTGACCATACctaatttatttgaaggatttgaattcattgtatttattatttgattttcgAAATGTGCAATCTGTACCATttgttttaattctttggaaatattttgCACTTCATttatactattatttttgcTACCCATGGTCGGATCGTTATCTGGTGATGTGATTCTTGTAGAGGACATGACAGCATGATCGAATGATACATAAGGAGGGAAGCCGAATGATGAACCTACGATTTGCGAAACGATATTACAAGAAATCCATGTTCTTatgttttcattaattaattcagAATTTTCTGTAGCGTATTCTTTGGAGAAATCTGCACAATTTAATCCTACACGAATTGCTTGAAACATGGCTGTACCTATAGTATTCCATGATGTATCAGCACTTAATGATGAAGTTAGAGGTGGCCAAAAAGTGTATAGTAAGAAAGATTGCACTGAATACACCGATGCGATATTCAATAGAGGTTCATCTGTATCTGATGGAGTATATCTAATGATTGGAGATATTGTAATTTCTGCTAAAGTTGATTTCACGAGTATAGACAATCTTGTCATTAAATCTATGGAATCgaattttcttcttagGCCTATTAATAAGACTACCCAAAATAATGCTGgtgataaattatatattctttcagTTCCCTTGGTTAGATCTACTACGGGTAAAAATTGATGGTATTTTGTAGCGAATTCTTGGAATAATTCAGCGATATCATTACTAGACATATATATGTCACCCAAACTTTTCGGAGTACATTTCAATTGTTCCTCAGTCATtttaaaatcttttaaagtatttaaattttgtaattgcAAACTTGTAGGTGAAGAGGATGGTGATGCAGATTTTGGCACGGTTGTATGATTTGAAGGTAACGGGAATGACCCCACGGAATCATTCAATATCGGTATTTGTGATGTAAAACTATTCAACGATGTAGtagacgaagaagaagattctcttaattttttaattttttcctttgtgaAATTTCTATTATCTAATAAagtttgttgttcttgttcaatttttttcaatatttccTCTGAACTTAAATTTGTTAAAGTTTGAgtcaattctttaaatctTTTCTCTATGGCTTCATTTCTTGCTCTTTTATAAGTTCTTCTGAAATCCTTCTTTAAGACACATGGGACACCTTTCTTTTGACATTTGGTACATGGATCAGGAGCCTTATCATATGCATCACATTTTGATTTCTGTTGTCTACATTCTACGCAAGCgaatttccttttctttgtaGACGACACTGATGCTGACGTAGATGGTGATACCAATGTGTTTGGCATTGGATCAGAAGATATACTAACTGTGGAGGCATCAACTACTACtggtttcttttcttcagcGCCGTGCAGCATCGAGAATAAATATGAAATGAACTAGAAAGTATGTATGTCACGATGTATGGAGTTCCAAATCTGAGTCTACAGTATACTATAATAAGGTTGAGTCGGActtatgtatatatatatgtatatgcATCCATGGAACCATTCGCTCCATTGTCTGCTCTTTCAAGGTTATCTTTAATGTACGTATTGTTTTTTCtagattattttttttttcaaaattttgtaatCATCATTGTCATCGCATCGACTcgaaaattaaaagaaagaacCCTAATGTAGCTTCAGGGTTGACAGcatggaaaatattaaaatttgcTTTGGTGCCCATGTCAAAAATGGAACAAACGATCCCTGAGTAATCATTTCGCAAGAGTGGGATGAATGAATGGATGAAAGCATTTTATTATCTcgagaatatatttatatatatatatatatatataaatattgaaagaataaaggaaaagagTACGGGGTAGTAGTTGCATATTCACCATACTGTGAGAATGAATGTGGGACCACATACACACGATTCATCAATGAATCACCAATGAGAGGACTCATTCCGTATGTTTGCGCTTGTCTTTCCCGCTTATACGCAGCCTGAACCGGAGTCTCTTATTTGAGCTGCACAAACAGGGCCTGTTTCCTAATTACGCCGTACCGGTTCAGGACAATACTCAAGTATATAAAGGCAGACAAGGCAGACAAGGTAGAAAGACAAAACAAGGTACACTACCTATAAGCTATGCCAGGTTGATATCGACACAAAGATCTTCACTTGATACAATTGTATCGTAGTTCTTGTTGTGAATATCTGTAGATAATAGAGTCATGCGTAAAGAGGAAGACATGCGGTTTGGGAAGCGCGTAAGAAGTAATAGATAGGTAAACACTGGTCACGTCTAGGTTTCCAAAGTCCTCCATTACACTTGTGATTCATTCTATTAAATCTATCCTCTAGACTATGGGTGCCTATATACCAAGTATAAATGATCTTGTCTTCTTTTACTTGAATATGATTTACGCGTAATATTGACACGACTTTTTAATAAACAATGTAAAAGCGTAAAAggaataaaaatttcacTCTTAATTAGATGACTTCGTAAAAATAACAATTGTGAAATAAGAACTtcacaagaagaagaccTAGTTCGACTACGACAGAGAGCCTATCAACCTGGTAATATTTTCCTACGTGACACCATTTCTATATAGAAGGATAAAGATCAAAAAGCAAAAAGAATCGGACATGCAGATCGTTAAAGAAGTGCGTGATGCCCCCAAAGatatcaaattattatggTTGTCAGTATTCTTGAGATTGTTAGCATATGGATTAACGAATCAAGTGTTAACTCTCTTCTTAAGAGCCATCGATATGACTGAAGACAAAATAGGTATATTCATGTCACTAACGCTGGTAGGTGATGTCTTTTGCTCATATATATTAACATGGTATGCAGATTCATGGGGCAGAAGGAACGTTCTAATATATGGGTCcattatgatgatgttaAGTGGGTTagttttcaattattttgaaaacttctatatattattgacCTTTGCCATATTCGGCGTCATTTCTCCATCAAGTGATGAAGTCGGACCATTCAAATCTATTGAAGAATCAATGATTGCTCATTTATCTCCGATGAATAGAAGACCCGAGATTTATGCCATGCATGCATTAGTAGGTACCATGGGAAGTGCTCTTGGTGCAATATCTTGTGGGATTTTCATCGatcttttaaagaaaatgactTGGGCTACTTCAGATTTACAGTGTTATAAATTGGTATTCCTCTTATATGCATTATTTGCATCAGGGAAAGTCATTGTAATGCTCTTATTATCAGAAAAGACAGAATTAGATGGTCGTTTCCATGATCATATCGAAGACGAACATTTAGCAGAAGCTATAgtaaatgatgaaatggTGCCATTAATAGAACAACTTAGTCATCCAAatcaaaaatcaaataaactGTCACAAGAAACTGTGTCTGTTTTGGTTaaattattagttattttCATGGTGGATTCCTTAGGTAGTGGATTTATGACAAGTGGATGGatggtttattattataagaATACATTTGCCATGTCAGCTGTAGGATTAGGAATGACGTTCTTTGTATCTCAATTCGTAATGGCTTCCTCCACTATCCCATCATCTATCATTGCAAGAATGTTTGGACCAGTAAGAGCTACTTTATTAGTGCAAATACCATCCGGtatattttccattttgatTCCATTCGCTGAGTCATATTTACCTATTTCtatcttattattgaattgtCATTTCTTAACGACTGCTATGGATGTCACACCAAgacaaatattattaacaaaCATTATTAAACCTAAAGATCTGACAAAAGTAATGGGTATCGTGAACATCGGGAAGACTTTCTCCCGTTGTATTGGCCCCATTTTCACTGGTATCTTAGCAAAAATGAACTATTTGTGGCtttgttatattattagtgGTTCCCTAGTCATTACAGCTGATTTCATCTTAGCCTGTTGGTTTTTGCCCATCGATGCCCAAATCTTAAAACAAGTCAACCAACAATAATCGTAAATATAAAaccaaaaaataataatcgACTAATCTGCATCCGCTGGACATTACTACTTATAAAACTACATAAGTTTATCAATTTATAGAATCATTATACCCTACACCATCACGTATCATTTAATGGTAATATTATCTTACTATCAGGGAtatctaatgataatacgCCAAAGGCTATGTTCATATATACACAAATTCCCAAGCTATGTAATATGCTCATTGGCAGTCAGCTAACAATATTATTGTACAGAAAGAGTCTTCAAATATATGTACATGATAAAATTAGGGATATCGTTTAATGAAgtattttgtaatttttgaatgattATTATGTAAATTTCGTAAGgactttttattttttatttttatcattgttattattagtttttATCAATGAAAGAGAATGTCAGATTAAATGttgtattattgttataaAACTAAACAAACTAAAATTGTACAGATTGAAAAAGATGTTAAAACATGAGtaattaatttcttaaCGGTTAGATTTAGCAACACGTTCTAATTCatccttcttcttgataGCGTAAGAAGTAGAAGAACCCTTGGCAGCATTGATCAATTCTTCAGCTAAAGTTTCAGCAATAGTTTTAATGTTTCTGAAGGCAGCTTCTCTAGAACCAATAGTCAACAAAGCAATAGCTTGGTTGACTCTTCTTAATGGAGAAACATCAACAGCTTGTCTTCTAGCagcaccaccaccaccGACTCTAGTAGTATCTTCTCTTGGACCGGTGTTGGCAATGGCGTCAACGACAACTTGTAATGGGTTGGCATCAGTCaaaacattaataatttctaaAGTATGCTTAACGATTCTTAGAGCCTTTAATTTCTTACCGTTGTTTCTAccattcatcatcaagGAGTTGGTcaatctttcaataattggaCATTGAGCCTTTCTGAATCTCTTATTGGCGTAACGGCCGGCGGTGTGAGAGACAAAGATTGGTTGTCTAACTTGGATGTAGTCAACTAAGGAAGCATCCTTAACTTCAACATCTTCAAAAGACCACTTGTTGAAAAGCTTAATTTCAGTTTGAGCTTGTTGAACTTCTTCTGGAATTGGAGTAGCCAAAACAACTGGAGTGAATTCTTCAACAACTTCGAAATCTTCTTGAACTTCAACTGGAGCTTCAACGTCAGACATCTCTTCGATTGGGTCGTGGTTTGGTGTCTTTTTATGATATGTGGactttcttttgttttgaaatttcacGTACCTTTAATTTCACTATTAACTTTTAACAAGTCTTCACTTAGGTCTGTGGATCAGTTCTCCCCATGGAAACTCTAGGCAGGTGATACGATGGATGGTCCGGCCTACACCAAGAAAATTTAGCAGGACCTTTCCTTAAAACTTGGCCGAGCGGAGTTGACTCTCGCCCAGTCCGCTGAGGAGGGGAGCTCTCAAttttttagaaaaaaaaatcaaaagtCAAAATTCACACACGAAAAACAATTTGGACAGGTATGGGTCTTACAAGAAAGGACTGGGTGTCTGGAGGTTATTTAATTTACAGTCCAAAAATAAGGAACCCTCCCTTTTGTGTCACATTCGAGGAACCTTGACTTTAATTGGCAGAATTCATCACAAATGATTCAAGTAAAACAGGTcgtaaataaaaaaaatacatacTGGCgatatttttcttgtttcaCTATTTACATGGAACGGGATAGATACCATTTATAAAACGATTGACTTGATTCCATATCGTAAAATATACCTACTTCCTCGTAGCATTTCTCCTTTCAATTACTCCTTTGCCAATCATGGAACCAGTATGGTCTCTTAGGTACGACACCAACGATATCTTTcccattttcaatatcattttcattttcattttcttttaatgaaatatagAATTGGCCATGATCTTTCCCATCAGGTTTAAATGCAGATGGGAAATGCTCAGTTCTCATCATTACTATACCATTTTCACCTTCGTGTGCTATTAAAGAACCAACAGGTCTTTTCTTCCTTAATTTCTTAGCTATATGAGCATTACTTGTTCCAAATGGACTCTTTGTAGTAAATGGATTGGGAGCCATTGTTTTATCTACTATATTCTGTTCTTTCCCGGTGGATTTCATTTGAACTTCAAGTAAAcaatttgtttcattatctgGATTTACCACTTggttttttattaaattatccAATTTCTCCCAATTCGTTAATTTAACTGGGATTAATCTTTTTCTAAGTATCCCTGTGGAGAAGGTCCTTGCAGTTAATTCTTGACCAACATAACAACCCTTGTTGTCACTTACGGTATTTGGTAAATAATCGAAATTTAATTCCAATGGTAAGTTAGATTCTGgtttaatatcttcataTCCATCAACGAATCCGTAATGGAATCTAAACTTTCTAAAAGTGGAAGGTTGCACTTTCCCAAATGAAAATTCGAATGGGAATGCTTGTTGATTGAAAAGTTTAGATATATCCTCGACTTTATTCTTAGTCACGATTCTAAATAGTTGTGGTGCAGCACCATCCAACTGGACTATGGGATCAGTTCTTCTTTCCACATACATTGCCAATATATCATCCTCATGACCTGCAAATAAAGTAGATATTACACTCTCAGTAAATGCGAAGGCATCCTCTGGagttttcattaattgaattggGTTCAAAATGTTATCAATCCATGGATTTTCTACATCATGTGGTATATTTTCGAATTTGATAGAGACGTCCCAAGTCTTAAACTCTTTTGGgtctaatttttcaattttaatctTACTTGTCAACTTATGTGTCTCTAATGTGGAAACGATTCGAGtaattattgaattgtttaattCCAACAGGTATGTAGgatatttcattaatgtTGCATCTTGCGAAAGTAATGGCGTAGGATATACTATTAAATCAGTAATTAATTTACCTTTCCCATTTAAAAGACCCGTATATTGACCAAATCGTGTCACATAGGGTCCATTAAACCCAGAGTCCTGATATAACCCCCAGTTACCTTGCGTCATATCGAATTCAGGGATTTCCTTCGgtatatttgaatcattacCATCATCGGTTTTAGTTTCAATTGTGGTTAAATTctttttaatgaaatgtGGTAGTAGTTTTGATGTGATTGTTCCATTTAAAAACTTTGGTGCATCTGGACCACGGATCTTAATGtatgatttattagataGTTCCGCATATGTGAAGAGACCAGTAGGAGTTATTGATGTCGTAGCATTACCTGAATTAGCTAGGTTTGGATCTGTTGACTTTAGTCGATGGCTTGTAGAGGATAAAAGTTTTGTCGATAGAAATCTATGAACTTTTGAACTATTGGTTATCATATATGTCCTATTAACATATCTAACACCGTAACATGTAAATGTTTTCATATTCTCTC
Coding sequences within:
- the LEU3 gene encoding leucine-responsive transcriptional regulator LEU3 (similar to Saccharomyces cerevisiae LEU3 (YLR451W); ancestral locus Anc_7.512), translated to MLHGAEEKKPVVVDASTVSISSDPMPNTLVSPSTSASVSSTKKRKFACVECRQQKSKCDAYDKAPDPCTKCQKKGVPCVLKKDFRRTYKRARNEAIEKRFKELTQTLTNLSSEEILKKIEQEQQTLLDNRNFTKEKIKKLRESSSSSTTSLNSFTSQIPILNDSVGSFPLPSNHTTVPKSASPSSSPTSLQLQNLNTLKDFKMTEEQLKCTPKSLGDIYMSSNDIAELFQEFATKYHQFLPVVDLTKGTERIYNLSPALFWVVLLIGLRRKFDSIDLMTRLSILVKSTLAEITISPIIRYTPSDTDEPLLNIASVYSVQSFLLYTFWPPLTSSLSADTSWNTIGTAMFQAIRVGLNCADFSKEYATENSELINENIRTWISCNIVSQIVGSSFGFPPYVSFDHAVMSSTRITSPDNDPTMGSKNNSINEVQNISKELKQMVQIAHFENQIINTMNSNPSNKLGMVSDQEKQPLLHVLSQQLSQLEINLQENNLDDIRKFLLLVAKVHLLTYFFTNSSSTHNINNDNVKTLPMSEIEANFETKRGLVKVYNASINLLTHANEMWQLNPAIIKYFPSVFVLNIWQSACIIGKLVHSSLATVLDITKGEAVYKDAVSLTFNASVLKYDMAYRSSGIMRSIWSLFANIHDEWKKSNTEQNTNDIFTNDFNLGITVKSRMAVSVFFDCLYILKEKCGMAKLQRETNGTQEYKDDDDDDGEEEGVVNDDTHDDEKQEDGISKKRSSQDSIKLSRLKLLPNTKHPEQRARRIIETIPLDPHPINATSRLKGISPSNSPHNQNNHDDTYRRASPSQLQRTNTPSSYSIIRDSQYSQQKQTSEIPPISDDINTPSTNSIPSVFSIQQTNFNDQAMKYISPLTETTGGYNLALQDATLSIKNKQHRDSSGLSESNGNAKESPTSLITNFDNWDSDLVWKDVDILMNEFAFNPTV
- the NDAI0D00230 gene encoding uncharacterized protein (similar to Saccharomyces cerevisiae YJR124C; ancestral locus Anc_7.511) codes for the protein MQIVKEVRDAPKDIKLLWLSVFLRLLAYGLTNQVLTLFLRAIDMTEDKIGIFMSLTLVGDVFCSYILTWYADSWGRRNVLIYGSIMMMLSGLVFNYFENFYILLTFAIFGVISPSSDEVGPFKSIEESMIAHLSPMNRRPEIYAMHALVGTMGSALGAISCGIFIDLLKKMTWATSDLQCYKLVFLLYALFASGKVIVMLLLSEKTELDGRFHDHIEDEHLAEAIVNDEMVPLIEQLSHPNQKSNKLSQETVSVLVKLLVIFMVDSLGSGFMTSGWMVYYYKNTFAMSAVGLGMTFFVSQFVMASSTIPSSIIARMFGPVRATLLVQIPSGIFSILIPFAESYLPISILLLNCHFLTTAMDVTPRQILLTNIIKPKDLTKVMGIVNIGKTFSRCIGPIFTGILAKMNYLWLCYIISGSLVITADFILACWFLPIDAQILKQVNQQ
- the RPS5 gene encoding 40S ribosomal protein uS7 (similar to Saccharomyces cerevisiae RPS5 (YJR123W); ancestral locus Anc_7.509), whose protein sequence is MSDVEAPVEVQEDFEVVEEFTPVVLATPIPEEVQQAQTEIKLFNKWSFEDVEVKDASLVDYIQVRQPIFVSHTAGRYANKRFRKAQCPIIERLTNSLMMNGRNNGKKLKALRIVKHTLEIINVLTDANPLQVVVDAIANTGPREDTTRVGGGGAARRQAVDVSPLRRVNQAIALLTIGSREAAFRNIKTIAETLAEELINAAKGSSTSYAIKKKDELERVAKSNR
- the IBA57 gene encoding Iba57p (similar to Saccharomyces cerevisiae CAF17 (YJR122W); ancestral locus Anc_7.508); the encoded protein is MKTFTCYGVRYVNRTYMITNSSKVHRFLSTKLLSSTSHRLKSTDPNLANSGNATTSITPTGLFTYAELSNKSYIKIRGPDAPKFLNGTITSKLLPHFIKKNLTTIETKTDDGNDSNIPKEIPEFDMTQGNWGLYQDSGFNGPYVTRFGQYTGLLNGKGKLITDLIVYPTPLLSQDATLMKYPTYLLELNNSIITRIVSTLETHKLTSKIKIEKLDPKEFKTWDVSIKFENIPHDVENPWIDNILNPIQLMKTPEDAFAFTESVISTLFAGHEDDILAMYVERRTDPIVQLDGAAPQLFRIVTKNKVEDISKLFNQQAFPFEFSFGKVQPSTFRKFRFHYGFVDGYEDIKPESNLPLELNFDYLPNTVSDNKGCYVGQELTARTFSTGILRKRLIPVKLTNWEKLDNLIKNQVVNPDNETNCLLEVQMKSTGKEQNIVDKTMAPNPFTTKSPFGTSNAHIAKKLRKKRPVGSLIAHEGENGIVMMRTEHFPSAFKPDGKDHGQFYISLKENENENDIENGKDIVGVVPKRPYWFHDWQRSN